A single region of the Neisseria zoodegmatis genome encodes:
- the ribA gene encoding GTP cyclohydrolase II, protein MTKPIKFVASCRLPTEWGVFTLHGFEEVESGQEHVALTMGNIADGEPVLARIHSECLTGDALFSQKCDCGPQLQAAMQATQKAGRGAIVYLRQEGRGIGLINKIRAYQLQDQGLDTVEANVALGLPVDARDFTLAKYIFEYLGVKEVALLTNNPEKVQVLSDAGIKIVERVPLQVGENAENEHYLNTKAQKLGHWF, encoded by the coding sequence ATGACTAAACCGATTAAGTTTGTTGCTTCTTGCCGTTTACCCACCGAGTGGGGCGTGTTTACCTTGCATGGTTTTGAAGAAGTGGAAAGCGGACAGGAACATGTTGCGCTAACGATGGGGAATATCGCAGACGGAGAGCCGGTATTGGCGCGCATCCATTCTGAATGTTTGACCGGAGATGCGTTGTTTTCGCAAAAATGTGATTGCGGGCCGCAGCTTCAAGCGGCGATGCAGGCGACTCAAAAAGCCGGGCGAGGTGCGATTGTTTATCTGCGTCAAGAAGGACGCGGAATTGGCTTAATTAACAAAATCCGTGCCTATCAATTGCAAGATCAGGGCTTGGATACGGTTGAAGCCAATGTTGCTCTAGGCTTGCCGGTAGATGCGCGGGACTTTACTTTGGCTAAGTATATTTTCGAATATCTAGGTGTCAAAGAGGTAGCTTTGCTGACCAATAATCCAGAGAAAGTGCAGGTATTAAGTGATGCAGGTATCAAAATAGTAGAAAGAGTGCCCTTGCAGGTGGGCGAAAATGCTGAGAACGAGCATTATTTAAACACTAAAGCTCAAAAGCTTGGGCATTGGTTTTAA
- a CDS encoding energy transducer TonB: MENERVLIPTTIVVVILLHIWLIFLAWQVVKPAQMGVEHIEFVDLSDFGGGDGKPEGAGAPAPEETPKSELEKPKPKVEAKPQPKPKPVEQPKPELKPVITKKEQADIKQAKETPKPKPVEKPKPEVQQKPVEKPVEKPAEKTVEKPAEKPAAKTNDNASENTSAGGAKVTAKDGKGDGSGYSKIQGKGGGTDGTGEGRGLGKGEGSGSKTGSGHGDGDTRGAGGPGGSRGNPTKATGSIPRPPYPPLSEENGEEGTVVLKVIVDPSGRVVDVKISRSSGYARLDKAAIGGARKGKFNPKGWTEFTVPVKFTL; the protein is encoded by the coding sequence ATGGAAAATGAACGTGTCTTAATACCCACTACTATCGTAGTGGTAATTCTATTGCATATATGGCTGATATTTTTGGCATGGCAGGTTGTGAAGCCTGCGCAAATGGGCGTGGAGCATATAGAGTTTGTTGATTTGAGCGATTTCGGTGGCGGAGACGGAAAGCCGGAAGGTGCCGGAGCGCCTGCTCCTGAAGAAACGCCTAAATCGGAGCTTGAAAAGCCCAAGCCTAAAGTTGAGGCTAAACCTCAACCCAAGCCCAAGCCTGTCGAGCAGCCTAAGCCTGAGCTTAAGCCTGTGATTACGAAAAAAGAACAGGCCGATATCAAGCAAGCTAAAGAAACGCCTAAGCCCAAACCTGTTGAAAAACCTAAGCCCGAAGTTCAGCAGAAACCGGTTGAAAAGCCGGTAGAGAAGCCGGCCGAAAAAACGGTTGAAAAGCCTGCTGAAAAACCTGCGGCTAAAACCAACGACAATGCTTCGGAAAATACTTCGGCAGGCGGTGCCAAGGTTACCGCGAAAGACGGCAAAGGCGATGGCAGCGGTTATTCCAAAATCCAAGGCAAAGGTGGCGGCACAGACGGCACCGGCGAGGGGCGCGGTTTAGGTAAGGGTGAGGGTAGCGGTAGTAAAACCGGTAGCGGTCACGGTGATGGGGATACTCGTGGCGCAGGTGGCCCGGGCGGTAGCCGAGGCAATCCTACAAAAGCAACAGGCTCAATTCCAAGACCTCCTTATCCTCCGCTTTCAGAAGAGAACGGTGAAGAGGGTACTGTTGTGCTCAAAGTGATAGTAGATCCTAGCGGCAGAGTTGTAGATGTGAAGATTTCTCGAAGCAGCGGCTATGCCCGCTTGGATAAGGCTGCGATCGGTGGAGCCCGTAAAGGTAAATTTAATCCCAAAGGCTGGACTGAATTTACGGTGCCTGTGAAATTTACCCTCTAA
- a CDS encoding MotA/TolQ/ExbB proton channel family protein — protein MNLKLIFESGDAVLISVFFLLLFMSIMTWVIMIVRGIKLMQAKKANQAVKPLIWNAKNLDEAVQKAQSVSSPMSELTLEAVRAHQNYCKHKDTQIAAAVPLNDYLVRQIRNSMSQILRKFDGGLTALASVGATAPFIGLFGTVWGIYHALINISESGQMSIAAVAGPIGEALVATAFGLFVAIPAVLAYNFLVRGNKTLAQDMDAFAHDFHVQLLNNKD, from the coding sequence ATGAATTTAAAGTTAATTTTTGAATCGGGCGATGCCGTACTGATTAGTGTATTTTTCTTGCTGCTGTTTATGAGCATTATGACTTGGGTCATCATGATTGTGCGCGGTATCAAGCTGATGCAGGCCAAGAAAGCCAATCAAGCGGTTAAGCCGTTAATTTGGAATGCTAAAAATTTGGATGAAGCCGTGCAAAAAGCGCAGAGCGTTTCTTCTCCGATGAGCGAATTGACCTTGGAAGCGGTACGCGCCCATCAAAATTACTGCAAACACAAAGATACGCAAATTGCTGCTGCCGTGCCTTTAAATGATTATCTGGTAAGACAAATCCGTAACAGTATGAGCCAGATTTTGCGCAAGTTTGACGGCGGTCTGACTGCCTTGGCCTCCGTGGGTGCAACGGCGCCGTTTATCGGCTTGTTTGGTACGGTTTGGGGGATTTACCACGCGTTGATCAACATCAGCGAAAGCGGCCAAATGAGCATTGCTGCGGTGGCAGGCCCCATCGGCGAAGCGTTGGTGGCGACTGCTTTCGGTTTGTTTGTGGCGATTCCCGCTGTGTTGGCTTATAACTTTTTGGTGCGCGGCAATAAAACGCTGGCTCAGGATATGGATGCTTTTGCGCACGACTTTCATGTTCAACTGTTGAACAATAAGGATTGA
- a CDS encoding ExbD/TolR family protein, producing MAFGSMNSGEESPMADINVTPLVDVMLVLLIVFMITMPVLTHSIPLQLPTASENVQQETQPKEPLRLTIDADGAYLLGAESTTKLTLEEVTAKLKQAKADNEDTILAIAADKSVEYDFVAQALHSAREAGIGKVGFITETKAGN from the coding sequence ATGGCATTTGGTTCGATGAATTCGGGTGAAGAATCTCCGATGGCTGACATCAACGTTACGCCCTTGGTGGATGTGATGTTGGTATTGCTGATTGTGTTTATGATTACCATGCCTGTGCTGACGCATTCCATTCCTTTGCAACTGCCGACCGCTTCGGAAAATGTTCAACAGGAAACCCAGCCCAAAGAGCCTTTGCGCTTAACGATTGATGCCGACGGCGCGTATTTGCTGGGTGCGGAATCGACGACTAAATTGACGTTGGAAGAGGTAACCGCCAAGTTGAAGCAGGCCAAAGCGGATAATGAAGACACGATTTTGGCGATTGCTGCCGATAAAAGTGTGGAATATGACTTTGTTGCCCAAGCCCTACATTCGGCGCGTGAAGCGGGTATCGGCAAAGTAGGGTTTATTACCGAGACCAAAGCAGGTAACTAA
- a CDS encoding Rrf2 family transcriptional regulator — protein sequence MYLTQHTDYGLRVLIYTAINDDALVNISTIADTYGISKSHLMKVVTSLVKGGFLDSIRGKGGGLRLARPADQINIGTVVRHLEPMQLVECMGSNNQCMISPNCRMAGILGGGIRAFLNYLDGFTLADLVNKPTYDLLYFPKVGLIEENEVAEDA from the coding sequence ATGTATCTGACCCAGCACACCGATTACGGCCTGCGCGTATTGATTTACACCGCCATCAACGATGATGCTTTAGTCAACATCAGCACCATCGCCGACACCTACGGCATTTCCAAAAGCCACCTGATGAAAGTGGTTACTTCCTTGGTAAAAGGCGGCTTTCTCGACAGCATCCGCGGCAAAGGCGGCGGCCTGCGCTTGGCACGTCCCGCCGACCAAATCAACATCGGCACCGTCGTCCGCCATCTCGAGCCGATGCAGCTGGTTGAGTGTATGGGCAGCAACAATCAGTGCATGATTTCCCCCAACTGCCGCATGGCAGGCATTTTAGGCGGCGGCATTCGCGCGTTTCTCAACTATCTCGACGGCTTCACGCTTGCCGACTTGGTCAACAAACCCACCTACGATTTGCTGTATTTCCCGAAAGTTGGCCTGATTGAAGAAAACGAAGTGGCCGAAGATGCCTAA
- a CDS encoding NnrS family protein, producing the protein MKTLFSHPVWAMAFRPFYALAAVFGAVSILLWGFGYQGTADMPSFYWHAHEMIWGYAGAVVVGFLLTAVATWTGRPPTRGAALFGLTACWLLARIAMYFPHGAAVSGVLGTLFFGYAAVCMAIPVVESKNSRNYIAVVALAVFGLTHAVFHLYLEPFQAAALLNGMLAGLIMVAGFIGLVGMRIMPFFTAKRLGIPQVSSPMWVALSALVLPMLAAVLMLFQTAFTLVGLCAFAAGVVNLVQLFRWWHKQVLREPMLWILFAGYLFTALGLMVVGVAQWVPVYLSLGAHLIGVGGIGLLTVGMMARTALGHTGHPIYPAPSPMTLAFWLMVGATLVRALAAFVGGTAYTHSIRLSAALFAASLLLYAWRYIPWLTAPRADGKPG; encoded by the coding sequence ATGAAAACCTTGTTTTCCCATCCTGTGTGGGCAATGGCTTTCCGCCCGTTTTATGCGTTGGCGGCTGTGTTTGGTGCCGTGTCGATATTGCTGTGGGGGTTCGGTTATCAGGGTACGGCGGACATGCCCTCGTTTTACTGGCACGCGCATGAAATGATTTGGGGTTATGCCGGTGCGGTGGTGGTGGGTTTTCTGCTGACGGCGGTGGCAACGTGGACAGGCCGGCCGCCTACGCGCGGTGCGGCTTTGTTTGGCTTGACGGCCTGCTGGCTGCTGGCGCGCATTGCGATGTATTTTCCGCACGGCGCGGCAGTCAGCGGGGTGTTGGGAACGCTGTTTTTCGGGTATGCGGCGGTGTGTATGGCGATTCCGGTGGTCGAAAGCAAAAATTCGCGCAACTATATTGCCGTGGTGGCGCTGGCGGTGTTCGGCCTTACCCATGCTGTGTTTCATCTCTATCTGGAGCCTTTTCAGGCGGCGGCGCTGCTGAACGGTATGCTGGCGGGTTTGATCATGGTGGCCGGTTTTATCGGCTTGGTGGGGATGCGGATTATGCCGTTTTTCACAGCCAAGCGTTTGGGCATTCCGCAGGTGTCTTCGCCGATGTGGGTGGCTTTGTCGGCTTTGGTGCTGCCTATGCTGGCGGCGGTGCTGATGCTTTTTCAGACGGCCTTTACGCTGGTGGGGCTGTGCGCGTTTGCCGCGGGCGTGGTTAATTTGGTACAGCTGTTCCGTTGGTGGCACAAGCAGGTGCTGCGCGAGCCGATGTTGTGGATTTTGTTTGCAGGCTATCTGTTTACGGCGCTGGGCTTGATGGTGGTGGGCGTGGCGCAATGGGTGCCGGTTTATCTGAGTTTGGGGGCGCACTTGATCGGCGTGGGCGGCATCGGTTTGCTGACGGTGGGCATGATGGCGCGGACGGCGCTCGGCCACACGGGGCATCCGATTTATCCGGCGCCTTCGCCGATGACTTTGGCGTTTTGGCTGATGGTGGGGGCAACGCTGGTGCGCGCGCTGGCGGCTTTTGTGGGCGGTACGGCTTATACGCACAGCATCCGCTTGTCGGCCGCTTTGTTTGCCGCGTCGTTGTTGCTGTATGCGTGGCGGTATATTCCGTGGCTGACGGCGCCGCGGGCAGACGGCAAACCGGGTTAA
- the argC gene encoding N-acetyl-gamma-glutamyl-phosphate reductase, whose amino-acid sequence MSHQKMKAGIVGATGYTGVELLRLLSAHPHVDVCAVTSRGEAGIAVADYFPSLRGVYDLVFQTPDDADLASCDVVFFATPNGVAMKEAPELLAKGVRVVDLSADYRIKDIPTWEKWYGMTHASPETVVEAVYGLSEMNRAEVAKARLVANPGCYPTCVSLALLPLLKVGRLKENMPLIADCKSGVSGAGRKANVGTLLCEAGDNFKAYGVGGHRHLPEIKQTISGLQNGVADGLVFVPHLTPMIRGMQATMYVHLKEGTNPHEILSGFYRDSAFVDIMPSGSTPETRSVRGANLCRISVQQAPQSDVWIVLSVIDNLVKGAAGQAVQNMNIMFGFDENAGLGNTPLLP is encoded by the coding sequence ATGTCGCATCAAAAAATGAAAGCGGGTATTGTCGGCGCAACCGGTTACACAGGCGTGGAACTGCTGCGCCTTTTGTCTGCCCATCCCCATGTCGATGTTTGTGCCGTAACCAGCCGCGGCGAGGCGGGTATTGCGGTGGCCGATTATTTTCCCAGCCTGCGCGGTGTGTATGACTTGGTGTTCCAAACGCCCGATGATGCCGATTTGGCATCGTGCGACGTGGTGTTTTTTGCCACGCCCAACGGCGTAGCCATGAAAGAAGCGCCGGAGCTGTTGGCTAAGGGCGTGCGCGTGGTGGATTTGTCGGCCGACTACCGCATCAAAGACATTCCCACTTGGGAAAAATGGTACGGCATGACGCACGCCAGCCCCGAAACGGTTGTCGAGGCGGTGTACGGTTTGAGCGAGATGAACCGTGCCGAAGTGGCGAAAGCGCGTTTGGTGGCCAACCCCGGCTGCTATCCGACCTGCGTTTCGCTGGCCTTGCTGCCTTTGTTGAAAGTAGGCCGTCTGAAAGAAAACATGCCGCTGATTGCCGACTGCAAATCCGGCGTATCGGGTGCGGGGCGCAAGGCCAACGTGGGCACGCTGCTGTGTGAAGCAGGCGACAATTTCAAAGCCTACGGCGTGGGCGGACACCGCCATCTGCCCGAAATCAAGCAAACCATCAGCGGCCTGCAAAACGGCGTGGCCGACGGGCTGGTGTTTGTGCCGCACCTCACGCCGATGATACGCGGCATGCAGGCCACCATGTATGTGCACCTGAAAGAAGGTACCAACCCGCATGAAATCTTAAGCGGTTTCTATCGCGACAGCGCGTTTGTGGACATTATGCCCTCGGGCAGCACGCCGGAAACCCGCAGCGTGCGCGGGGCGAACCTGTGCCGCATCAGCGTGCAGCAGGCGCCGCAAAGCGACGTGTGGATTGTGTTGTCGGTAATTGACAATCTGGTGAAAGGCGCTGCAGGGCAGGCGGTGCAGAACATGAATATTATGTTCGGCTTTGACGAAAACGCAGGCTTGGGCAACACGCCGTTGCTGCCGTAA
- a CDS encoding DMT family transporter — protein sequence MSKPSLLKNLPFLLTPPLLWAGNVIVARAVRNDIPPFTLSFGRWVISLLILLPFAWAAMRRDKALYFQHKKMVAATALTGIAAFNTLVYAGLHTTTSTNALLLNSCIPVLIMLIGAVFYGQRLNRFQTAGLLLSLSGVLVVVLQGSMDNLVALRFHSGDLWVFAAAVCWAFYTLWMKRIPAEINRTGLTAVQIMLGLLVLLPLWWWEQAGGAAVNWNLRSLAGFAYVGIFPSVVAYLCYTAAIARLGAVGAGLSIYLMPVFGTLLAVTLLGESLQTYHVVGIAAIFGGIMLSNRK from the coding sequence ATGTCGAAACCTTCCCTGCTGAAAAACCTGCCGTTTCTGCTCACCCCGCCGCTGTTATGGGCGGGGAACGTGATTGTGGCGCGGGCGGTGCGTAACGATATTCCGCCGTTTACCTTGTCGTTCGGGCGGTGGGTGATTTCGCTGCTGATTCTGCTGCCGTTTGCTTGGGCGGCGATGCGGCGCGATAAAGCTCTATATTTTCAGCACAAAAAAATGGTGGCGGCCACGGCGCTCACAGGCATTGCAGCGTTTAACACGCTGGTGTATGCAGGTTTGCACACGACCACCAGCACCAACGCTTTGCTGCTCAATTCGTGCATTCCCGTGTTGATTATGCTGATCGGCGCGGTGTTTTACGGGCAGCGGCTGAACCGTTTTCAGACGGCCGGGTTGCTGCTTTCGCTGTCGGGCGTGTTGGTTGTCGTGTTGCAGGGCAGCATGGACAATCTTGTGGCGCTGCGTTTCCACTCCGGCGACTTATGGGTGTTTGCCGCAGCGGTGTGTTGGGCGTTTTACACGCTGTGGATGAAGAGAATACCGGCAGAAATCAACCGCACGGGTTTGACCGCCGTGCAGATTATGTTGGGTTTGCTGGTGCTGCTGCCTTTGTGGTGGTGGGAGCAGGCCGGTGGTGCGGCGGTGAATTGGAACCTGCGTTCGCTGGCTGGCTTTGCCTATGTGGGCATTTTCCCTTCCGTGGTGGCTTATTTATGCTATACCGCAGCCATCGCCCGCTTGGGCGCGGTGGGTGCGGGCTTGAGCATTTATCTGATGCCCGTGTTCGGTACGCTGCTGGCGGTAACGCTTTTGGGCGAGTCTTTGCAGACCTACCATGTGGTGGGCATTGCGGCGATTTTCGGCGGGATTATGTTGAGCAACCGCAAATAA
- the grxD gene encoding Grx4 family monothiol glutaredoxin, with product MSIQEQIKEVVTTHRVVLFMKGTKQFPQCGFSSRAVQLLQAAGCEDFVTVNVLENDAVRQGIKEYSNWPTIPQLYVNGEFLGGSDIMMEMYEAGELQEALKA from the coding sequence ATGAGCATTCAAGAACAAATCAAAGAAGTCGTAACCACCCACCGTGTGGTGCTGTTTATGAAAGGTACCAAGCAGTTTCCGCAATGCGGCTTTTCTTCGCGTGCGGTGCAGCTTCTTCAAGCTGCGGGTTGCGAAGATTTCGTTACCGTAAACGTGCTGGAAAATGATGCCGTGCGCCAAGGCATTAAAGAATACAGCAACTGGCCGACCATTCCGCAACTGTATGTAAACGGCGAGTTTCTCGGCGGTTCGGACATCATGATGGAAATGTATGAAGCCGGTGAGCTGCAAGAGGCATTGAAAGCGTAA
- a CDS encoding M48 family metallopeptidase: MTMQLAHTLSDGLDITLHLKRSAKKNIILRPLSAAAIRINIPPFLSERQLHLWLQHNEALVLRTLQHTPPAPTPHTAPEHIWYRGEPHQLRTHAQHHISLQPPHFLLPEQPWAQQKTHLRRFLTERAAETLLPRLQQHAHTLQLFPAATALSNAKTFWGVCRQRTGIRLNWRLIGAPDFVIDYVCVHELCHLPHPDHSPRFWAAVNRHTPHTDTAKQWLKQHGNELFLLD; the protein is encoded by the coding sequence TTGACCATGCAGCTTGCCCACACCCTTTCAGACGGCCTCGACATCACGCTCCATCTGAAACGCAGCGCCAAGAAAAACATCATTTTGCGCCCGCTGTCGGCAGCCGCTATCCGCATCAACATTCCGCCTTTTCTGAGCGAACGGCAGCTGCATCTGTGGCTGCAACACAACGAAGCACTCGTTCTGCGCACCCTGCAGCACACACCGCCCGCGCCCACGCCGCACACCGCACCCGAACACATTTGGTATCGCGGCGAACCCCACCAACTCCGCACCCACGCGCAACACCACATCAGCCTCCAACCGCCGCACTTTCTGCTGCCGGAACAACCGTGGGCGCAGCAAAAAACGCATTTGCGCCGCTTTTTAACCGAACGCGCCGCCGAAACCCTGCTGCCGCGCTTGCAGCAACACGCCCACACCCTGCAACTCTTCCCCGCCGCCACCGCCCTCAGCAACGCCAAAACCTTTTGGGGCGTGTGTCGGCAGCGCACCGGCATCCGCCTGAACTGGCGTTTGATCGGCGCGCCCGATTTCGTGATTGACTATGTGTGCGTCCACGAACTCTGCCACCTTCCCCATCCCGACCACAGCCCGCGCTTTTGGGCAGCGGTCAACCGCCACACGCCCCATACCGATACCGCCAAACAATGGCTGAAACAACATGGCAACGAACTGTTTTTGCTGGATTAA
- a CDS encoding lysophospholipid acyltransferase family protein, which translates to MLYIRNLIYWLILVLITPPMFTVIIPAALIPKGANHVGRAWALILVWMLKHIIGLKYRVVGAENIPDHPSIICSKHQSGWETLAFQEIFPLHVFVAKKELFKLPFFGWGLKLAKTIGIDRSNRTQANRQLLEQGMARKKEGFWITIFPEGTRLPPGTRGKYKLGAARMAQMFEMDLVPVALNSGEFWPRNSFLKYPGEVTVVIGKPVAYDSGTAEELMKQCENWIESQQEKIDGAGPFAAKKAV; encoded by the coding sequence ATGCTATATATCCGCAACCTGATCTATTGGCTGATATTGGTGCTGATTACCCCGCCGATGTTCACCGTTATCATTCCTGCCGCCCTGATTCCCAAAGGTGCCAACCACGTCGGACGGGCGTGGGCGCTGATTTTGGTGTGGATGCTCAAGCACATCATCGGCCTCAAATACCGCGTGGTCGGAGCAGAAAACATCCCCGACCACCCCTCGATTATTTGCAGCAAACACCAATCGGGTTGGGAAACGCTCGCTTTTCAAGAAATCTTTCCGCTGCACGTTTTCGTGGCCAAAAAAGAACTGTTCAAACTGCCCTTCTTCGGCTGGGGGTTGAAACTTGCCAAAACCATCGGCATCGACCGCAGCAACCGCACCCAAGCCAACCGCCAACTGCTCGAACAAGGCATGGCGCGGAAAAAAGAAGGCTTCTGGATCACCATCTTCCCCGAAGGCACACGCCTGCCGCCGGGCACACGCGGCAAATACAAGCTCGGCGCCGCACGCATGGCGCAGATGTTTGAAATGGACTTAGTGCCCGTCGCCCTCAACAGCGGCGAATTCTGGCCGCGCAATTCGTTTTTGAAATACCCGGGCGAAGTTACCGTCGTGATCGGCAAGCCCGTCGCCTACGACAGCGGCACGGCTGAAGAATTGATGAAGCAATGTGAAAACTGGATTGAAAGCCAACAGGAAAAAATCGACGGTGCCGGGCCGTTTGCCGCCAAAAAGGCCGTCTGA
- the gmhB gene encoding D-glycero-beta-D-manno-heptose 1,7-bisphosphate 7-phosphatase — protein sequence MKLIILDRDGVINHDRDDFVKSVDEWVPIEGSMDAIAFLAEAGYTIAVATNQSGIGRKFFTVQDLTEMHTKMHRLVQQAGGKIDGIWFCPHLADDNCDCRKPKPGMITDIIERFNADTAETWLVGDSLRDLQAIDAVGGKSALVLTGKGKKTLENQGDDLPERTQIFDNLLAFSQYLMQENARQQAAEHQAV from the coding sequence ATGAAACTGATTATTCTCGACCGCGACGGCGTGATTAACCATGACCGCGACGACTTCGTAAAATCCGTCGACGAATGGGTGCCCATCGAGGGCAGCATGGACGCGATTGCGTTTCTCGCCGAAGCGGGCTACACCATAGCCGTGGCCACCAACCAATCCGGCATCGGCCGCAAATTCTTCACCGTGCAAGACCTGACCGAAATGCACACCAAAATGCACCGCTTGGTACAACAGGCCGGCGGCAAAATCGACGGCATTTGGTTTTGCCCGCATCTGGCCGACGACAACTGCGACTGCCGCAAACCCAAGCCCGGTATGATTACCGACATCATCGAACGCTTCAACGCCGATACCGCCGAAACTTGGCTGGTGGGTGACAGCCTGCGCGATTTGCAGGCGATTGATGCAGTCGGCGGCAAATCCGCGCTGGTGCTGACCGGCAAAGGCAAAAAAACGCTCGAAAACCAAGGCGACGACCTGCCCGAACGCACGCAAATCTTCGACAACCTGCTGGCTTTTTCGCAATACCTGATGCAGGAAAACGCACGCCAGCAGGCGGCAGAACATCAGGCCGTCTGA
- a CDS encoding glycosyltransferase family 4 protein → MNPIAISINRFNRGGGMESYTFDIVRALAAQNIPVRVYASRFDTSLPEYAQIDAQTVNQKRIPKKLRPFFFARQLQKLRRNGERLIACNPSDHADIFVCGGTHLGYLRGMQQQATLLDKLTIRRNRTNYRTAQSIMAHSALMQRELVELYGVNPNKIRVVYPPADTQRFFPVPEETANLRRKYGFGEHETVFLFPSTGHKRKGLDMLAAFFEHTRLPVKLAVAGSPLPRPMNNVIELGFCKNMPELYRAADFTIMASLYEPFGLVGVESVLSGTRVVLADNMACTEVMNDHAGFFFSRARPETLAAAVEQAVALKQSGTHKLADPQQALTYNPSLEQHITELQTMLEAV, encoded by the coding sequence ATGAACCCTATCGCCATCAGCATCAACCGATTCAACCGCGGCGGCGGCATGGAAAGCTATACTTTCGACATCGTCCGCGCGCTGGCCGCACAAAACATACCCGTTCGCGTTTATGCCTCAAGGTTCGACACTTCCCTGCCCGAATACGCGCAAATCGACGCGCAAACCGTTAATCAGAAACGCATTCCCAAAAAACTGCGCCCGTTTTTCTTTGCGCGCCAGTTGCAGAAACTGCGCCGAAACGGTGAACGGCTGATCGCCTGCAATCCCAGCGACCACGCCGATATTTTCGTCTGCGGCGGCACGCATCTGGGCTATTTACGCGGTATGCAGCAGCAAGCCACCCTGCTCGACAAACTCACCATCCGCCGCAACCGCACCAATTACCGCACCGCCCAATCCATCATGGCGCATTCCGCTTTGATGCAGCGCGAGCTGGTCGAACTCTACGGCGTGAACCCGAACAAAATCCGCGTCGTGTATCCGCCCGCCGACACGCAACGCTTCTTCCCCGTGCCCGAAGAAACCGCCAACCTCCGCCGCAAATACGGTTTCGGCGAACACGAAACCGTGTTCCTCTTCCCTTCCACCGGCCACAAACGCAAAGGTTTGGACATGCTCGCCGCCTTTTTCGAGCACACCCGTTTGCCGGTAAAACTCGCCGTGGCCGGTTCGCCGCTGCCCCGCCCGATGAACAATGTCATCGAACTCGGCTTCTGCAAAAACATGCCCGAACTTTACCGCGCCGCCGATTTCACCATCATGGCCTCGTTGTACGAACCTTTCGGATTGGTGGGTGTAGAATCCGTGTTGAGCGGCACGCGCGTGGTGTTGGCCGACAACATGGCCTGCACGGAAGTGATGAACGACCATGCCGGTTTCTTCTTCTCTCGTGCGCGCCCCGAAACACTGGCCGCCGCCGTTGAACAAGCCGTCGCCCTCAAACAAAGCGGCACGCACAAACTGGCCGACCCGCAACAGGCATTAACTTACAACCCTTCTTTAGAACAACACATTACCGAGCTTCAAACCATGCTTGAGGCCGTCTGA
- the rfbC gene encoding dTDP-4-dehydrorhamnose 3,5-epimerase, translating into MNIIATAIPEVKILEPQVFGDERGFFMETFRDQWFRENVCNRTFVQENHSKSAAGVLRGLHYQTENTQGKLVRVVSGSVFDVAVDLRRTSPTFGCWAGAVLSADNKRQLWVPEGFAHGFYVLGDGAEFVYKCTDYYNPQAEHCLLWNDPSVNIRWPLAGEPQLSAKDAAGKTLAQAVVFE; encoded by the coding sequence ATGAACATCATCGCCACCGCCATACCCGAAGTGAAAATCCTCGAGCCGCAAGTATTCGGCGACGAGCGCGGCTTTTTTATGGAAACCTTCCGCGACCAATGGTTTAGAGAAAACGTCTGCAACCGCACTTTTGTGCAGGAAAACCATTCCAAATCCGCCGCTGGCGTTTTGCGCGGCCTGCACTACCAAACCGAAAACACCCAAGGCAAGCTCGTGCGGGTGGTTTCCGGCAGCGTGTTTGACGTGGCGGTGGACTTACGCCGTACGTCGCCCACTTTCGGCTGCTGGGCCGGCGCGGTTTTGTCTGCCGACAACAAACGCCAACTGTGGGTGCCGGAAGGCTTTGCCCACGGTTTTTATGTACTGGGAGACGGCGCGGAATTCGTGTATAAATGCACCGATTACTACAACCCGCAAGCCGAGCATTGCCTACTGTGGAACGACCCGTCGGTGAATATCCGCTGGCCGCTCGCGGGCGAGCCGCAGCTGTCGGCCAAAGATGCGGCCGGTAAAACGCTTGCCCAAGCCGTTGTTTTTGAATAA